A genomic window from Methanobrevibacter sp. TLL-48-HuF1 includes:
- a CDS encoding Ig-like domain-containing protein: MNKKILVFLLVAIVALSLSAVSAADNTTDDVSVLSSYDDNAVVSEATNDISIDVTAKDITYGENATVEAKIIPNTTTGNIKFSLDNKINQSGVIANGSASVIFTNLEIGKHSIIASYNGTNSTPFVFNVNKISVYNMTIDAPAVFYGNNVSAVITLPEDATGDVNITIGNKTYNGKLVSGKTTIAIPNLATGNTNATVVYFGDKKYANKTINTTFTVTGNTVTNDTFFTYFGKDGVLNNDITFSDLIFAGNFSGLNLSTLTIDKKINLIGEKAILKDISLVIKADNISVSNFAIVLTNTSGVESAIDVRGANANIDANIFSVNSAFDKNSFVINAENAVNLTINNNTIVYSGKTNGNGINNIIRIIDSDNVNILNNYIFAEIPSVPVNYMPPTWAATVMSAGIYVEGSANLNIASNNIAIEYNNASGAYDTIHNLYIEGGNNAIIENNNISTKGHTYVYGITISGKNFTIASNAFYSDSDNYYADGIQIYDNSNGILKDNEVFVESPVVAYGIYSSNWGDKANNITYNNNNVVGNSSYIYGIYVSGNNETLIGNEITLVGNFTTGVASSASTVTLNKNDIITNGNNIGNASKCGDSIIAETTGVKIAYGNATVTNCTVKTTGEYTVNTTGAGSVTYNSLVSNVGLGDKTVQANNNTIVANNGPKFLIDVPELVKIYGSADKLIAILTDSSHNPIANANITFNINGRNYTKLTNGTGVASMDINLVSGSYKVTATYENTTVESSIIVTPTILANDIVKFYRNDTHFVAKFTDSNGTALKDNTTVKFNINGVFYKANITNGTATLRIWLNPGKYVLTAFNSVTGEELGFNVTVLSTVITENLVKYYKNESQFVVKVLNGDGTPANGTNVTFNINGVFYTKEVINGTATLNINLYPGDYIITTMYGKYAVGNNVTVLPTLITKDLDMKFQDGSNFTAKTLDGQGKPLANQNITFNVNGVFYNRTTDENGMANLLIRLNPGKYIITSIWNEYQVGRTITIA, translated from the coding sequence ATGAATAAAAAGATACTTGTTTTTCTTCTTGTTGCTATAGTTGCTCTTTCACTTTCAGCAGTTTCTGCTGCTGATAACACAACTGATGATGTTAGTGTATTATCATCTTATGATGATAATGCAGTTGTAAGTGAAGCAACTAATGATATATCTATAGATGTTACAGCTAAAGATATCACTTATGGTGAAAATGCAACTGTCGAAGCTAAAATAATTCCAAATACTACTACTGGTAATATTAAATTCAGTTTAGATAATAAAATCAATCAATCTGGAGTTATTGCTAATGGTAGTGCAAGTGTAATTTTTACAAACTTAGAAATTGGTAAACATAGTATAATTGCAAGTTATAATGGAACTAATTCCACCCCATTTGTATTTAATGTAAATAAAATTTCTGTGTATAACATGACTATAGATGCACCTGCTGTATTCTATGGAAATAATGTTTCTGCAGTTATAACTTTACCTGAAGATGCAACTGGTGATGTAAATATAACTATTGGCAATAAAACTTACAATGGAAAACTTGTTAGTGGTAAAACTACTATTGCTATACCAAATTTAGCTACAGGAAATACTAATGCTACTGTAGTTTACTTTGGTGATAAAAAATATGCTAATAAAACTATTAACACTACTTTCACTGTAACTGGTAACACTGTTACAAATGATACCTTTTTCACTTACTTTGGGAAAGATGGTGTTTTAAATAATGATATTACATTTTCTGATTTAATATTTGCAGGTAATTTCAGTGGACTTAATTTAAGTACCCTTACTATTGATAAAAAAATCAATTTAATTGGTGAAAAAGCTATTTTAAAGGATATTTCCCTTGTAATTAAAGCAGATAATATTTCTGTTTCTAATTTTGCCATTGTTTTAACTAACACTAGTGGTGTTGAATCAGCAATTGATGTAAGAGGAGCTAATGCAAATATAGATGCCAACATATTTTCAGTTAATAGTGCTTTTGATAAAAACAGTTTTGTAATTAATGCTGAAAATGCAGTTAATTTAACTATTAACAACAACACTATTGTTTATTCCGGTAAAACTAATGGCAATGGCATTAATAATATTATTAGAATAATTGATTCTGATAATGTGAATATTTTAAATAATTATATTTTTGCTGAAATCCCTTCAGTTCCTGTAAATTATATGCCTCCTACTTGGGCTGCTACTGTAATGTCTGCAGGTATTTATGTTGAAGGATCTGCTAATTTAAATATAGCTTCAAACAATATTGCTATCGAATATAACAATGCTAGTGGAGCTTATGATACTATTCATAATTTATACATTGAAGGTGGAAATAATGCAATTATAGAAAACAACAATATAAGTACCAAAGGTCATACCTATGTTTACGGTATTACTATTAGTGGTAAAAACTTTACAATAGCATCAAATGCTTTTTACTCTGATTCTGATAACTATTATGCTGATGGTATTCAAATATATGACAATTCAAATGGTATTTTAAAAGACAATGAAGTGTTTGTTGAATCTCCAGTTGTTGCATATGGTATTTACTCAAGTAATTGGGGTGACAAAGCCAATAACATTACATACAACAACAATAATGTTGTAGGTAACTCCAGTTACATTTATGGTATTTATGTAAGTGGAAATAATGAAACTTTAATTGGAAACGAAATAACTCTTGTTGGTAACTTTACTACAGGTGTTGCATCTAGTGCAAGTACTGTAACCCTAAATAAAAATGATATTATCACTAATGGTAATAATATAGGTAATGCAAGCAAATGCGGTGACTCTATCATTGCTGAAACTACCGGTGTTAAAATTGCTTATGGTAATGCAACTGTAACTAACTGTACTGTTAAAACTACTGGTGAATACACAGTTAATACTACTGGTGCAGGATCTGTAACTTATAATTCTTTAGTTTCAAATGTTGGTTTAGGAGATAAAACTGTTCAGGCTAATAATAATACTATTGTAGCAAATAATGGTCCTAAATTCTTAATTGATGTTCCAGAACTTGTTAAAATTTATGGCAGTGCTGATAAACTTATTGCTATTTTGACTGATTCAAGTCATAATCCTATAGCAAATGCTAATATTACATTTAATATTAATGGTAGAAATTATACAAAACTTACTAATGGAACTGGTGTTGCATCTATGGATATTAATTTAGTATCAGGATCTTACAAAGTAACTGCTACTTATGAAAATACTACTGTAGAATCTAGCATAATTGTAACTCCAACTATATTAGCTAATGATATTGTTAAATTCTATCGTAATGATACTCATTTTGTTGCAAAATTCACTGACAGCAATGGTACAGCATTAAAAGATAATACTACTGTTAAATTCAATATTAATGGTGTATTCTATAAAGCAAATATTACTAATGGTACTGCTACATTACGTATTTGGTTAAACCCTGGAAAATATGTTTTAACTGCATTCAATTCTGTAACAGGTGAAGAATTAGGATTTAATGTTACTGTATTATCAACTGTAATAACTGAAAACTTAGTAAAATACTACAAAAATGAATCACAATTTGTTGTTAAAGTATTAAATGGTGATGGAACACCAGCTAATGGTACAAATGTAACCTTCAATATTAATGGTGTATTCTACACTAAAGAGGTTATTAATGGTACTGCTACATTAAATATTAATTTATATCCTGGTGATTATATCATTACAACTATGTATGGTAAATATGCAGTTGGAAATAATGTTACTGTATTGCCAACTTTAATTACAAAAGATTTAGACATGAAATTCCAAGACGGCAGCAATTTCACTGCAAAAACTTTAGATGGTCAAGGTAAACCATTAGCTAATCAAAACATAACATTTAATGTAAACGGTGTATTCTACAACAGAACAACTGATGAAAATGGTATGGCTAACTTACTAATTAGATTAAATCCAGGTAAATATATTATCACATCTATCTGGAACGAATACCAAGTTGGAAGAACTATAACAATTGCTTAA
- a CDS encoding peptide-methionine (S)-S-oxide reductase has protein sequence MKYNIKTIYLAGGCFWEVEAYISRLNGVIQTETGYANGITHDPTYEKVAAGKTKHVECVKVNYNTYETTLEEILKEFLKIIKKPAKPQHKLGIYWHESKDAKTVLKFLKQSEPKLPIEANFLRGFYLAEEKYQKYLDKHPEINSDIEIKMNPSDNLTLLSYQVTKLAMNEEAFSGKYADFDEEGVYVDITNNEELFSSKDKIKTNSGYACFSKAIDENAIDKLRDFSYGMVRLETRASKSGIHLGYKRRDYYEINSAALKFIYK, from the coding sequence ATGAAATACAACATTAAAACAATCTACCTGGCTGGAGGGTGCTTTTGGGAAGTGGAAGCATACATTTCAAGATTAAATGGAGTTATACAAACAGAAACAGGATATGCAAATGGTATAACCCATGATCCAACATATGAAAAAGTAGCTGCAGGTAAAACAAAACATGTAGAATGTGTAAAAGTAAATTACAATACTTATGAAACAACATTGGAAGAAATACTTAAAGAATTTCTAAAAATAATTAAAAAACCAGCCAAACCGCAACACAAATTAGGAATTTACTGGCATGAAAGTAAAGATGCAAAAACAGTTTTAAAATTCTTAAAACAATCAGAACCCAAATTACCTATTGAAGCAAATTTTTTAAGGGGATTTTATCTTGCTGAAGAAAAATATCAGAAATACCTAGATAAACATCCTGAAATAAACTCAGATATTGAAATAAAAATGAATCCAAGTGATAATTTAACATTGCTTTCATATCAGGTAACTAAATTGGCTATGAACGAAGAAGCATTTAGCGGAAAATATGCTGATTTTGATGAAGAAGGAGTGTATGTAGACATTACAAACAATGAAGAACTGTTTTCATCAAAAGATAAAATAAAAACCAATTCAGGATATGCATGTTTTAGTAAAGCTATTGATGAAAATGCAATTGATAAATTGAGAGATTTTTCATACGGTATGGTCAGATTGGAAACCAGAGCCTCTAAAAGCGGAATACATTTAGGATATAAAAGAAGAGACTATTATGAAATAAACTCTGCTGCACTTAAATTTATTTATAAATAG
- a CDS encoding TIGR04076 family protein, translating into MKKVKITVLKTTFQEDLAKEYGIDDLGVCPILNEGEVYYGDWAKPEGFCDEAWKAIYQYVFALSHGVDDLFYYGDWIKKPGIAIVSCNDGLRPVIFKLETTDIESTSDD; encoded by the coding sequence ATGAAAAAAGTAAAAATAACAGTTTTAAAAACAACATTCCAAGAGGATTTGGCTAAAGAATATGGTATTGATGATTTGGGAGTATGTCCGATTCTAAATGAAGGTGAAGTTTATTATGGGGATTGGGCAAAGCCTGAAGGCTTTTGTGATGAAGCATGGAAAGCAATATATCAGTATGTATTTGCATTGTCTCACGGTGTTGATGATTTATTTTATTATGGGGATTGGATTAAAAAACCAGGTATAGCTATTGTCAGTTGTAATGATGGGTTAAGGCCAGTTATATTTAAATTGGAAACTACTGATATTGAATCTACTTCAGATGATTAA
- the npdG gene encoding NADPH-dependent F420 reductase — protein MKIGIIGGTGPQGLGIAKRLAIAGEDVIVGSRKEEKALTVVGEANEEIKEHNPKELVGMANEDAAAAADVLILTVPLQAQSATLKTIKENAKGKVLLDATVPLETAIGGPVSNPLHINPGSAAERAAKILKDADVKVVAAFNNISNSHLANIPDPIECDCLICGDDKEAKEIASDIIEKIPGLRSIDIGPLNKAHLIESITPLLIGMNIKFKSHYGGFRITGIDFE, from the coding sequence ATGAAAATTGGTATAATTGGTGGAACAGGACCTCAAGGTCTTGGAATTGCAAAACGTTTAGCTATTGCAGGTGAAGATGTAATTGTGGGATCTCGTAAAGAAGAAAAAGCTTTAACTGTTGTTGGTGAAGCTAATGAGGAAATTAAAGAGCACAATCCTAAAGAGTTAGTTGGTATGGCTAATGAAGATGCAGCAGCTGCAGCTGATGTGTTAATTTTAACCGTACCTTTACAGGCTCAAAGTGCAACTTTAAAGACTATTAAAGAAAATGCAAAAGGAAAAGTACTTTTAGATGCAACTGTACCATTGGAAACAGCTATTGGCGGACCGGTAAGTAATCCTTTACATATAAATCCGGGTTCAGCAGCAGAAAGGGCGGCAAAAATCTTAAAAGATGCAGATGTTAAAGTCGTTGCAGCATTTAACAATATCAGTAACTCTCATTTGGCAAATATTCCAGACCCAATTGAATGTGACTGTTTGATTTGTGGTGATGATAAGGAAGCTAAAGAGATAGCTAGTGATATTATTGAAAAAATACCTGGTTTAAGATCTATTGATATTGGGCCTTTAAATAAAGCTCATTTAATTGAATCTATTACCCCATTGCTAATTGGTATGAACATTAAATTCAAATCTCATTATGGCGGATTTAGAATAACTGGTATTGATTTTGAATAA
- a CDS encoding Mrp/NBP35 family ATP-binding protein, producing MPEHGHHGHGGEMTPEQQKQMIEQQLNLSKNLGQIKYKIAVMSGKGGVGKSTVAANIAEAFQKEGFTTGILDADIHGPNIPKMLGVEDQDIMINEERHMMPVEAPSGLKVMSMAFMLDSIDTPIIWRGPQKTGSIKQLIADVAWGPLDVLIIDNPPGTGDEPLTVLQTIPDIDAVVMVTTPNVVSQEDVLKCVKMVEMLNVENIGLVENMAYYECPHCGEKLHIFGKGDGKEFADEMEITYLGDLPLTEKVSNSPNKGGVMVTIEPKSDVTKRFTEIVNDIQDDFFKKED from the coding sequence ATGCCAGAACATGGACATCATGGTCATGGAGGAGAAATGACTCCTGAACAACAAAAACAAATGATTGAACAACAGCTCAACCTCTCAAAAAACTTAGGACAAATTAAATATAAAATTGCTGTTATGAGTGGTAAAGGTGGAGTTGGAAAATCAACAGTAGCTGCAAATATTGCAGAAGCTTTTCAAAAAGAAGGATTTACTACAGGAATATTGGATGCAGATATTCATGGTCCAAACATACCAAAAATGTTAGGTGTAGAAGATCAGGACATTATGATTAACGAAGAACGTCATATGATGCCGGTTGAAGCACCAAGCGGTCTTAAAGTAATGTCAATGGCATTTATGTTAGACAGTATCGACACACCTATTATCTGGAGAGGTCCACAAAAAACAGGAAGTATTAAACAGTTAATAGCTGATGTAGCATGGGGTCCTCTTGATGTTCTTATTATTGATAACCCGCCGGGCACTGGTGATGAACCATTAACAGTTTTACAGACAATTCCTGATATTGATGCAGTAGTTATGGTAACTACTCCTAATGTAGTATCCCAGGAAGATGTTTTAAAATGTGTAAAAATGGTTGAAATGTTAAATGTGGAAAACATTGGTTTAGTTGAAAACATGGCTTACTATGAATGTCCGCATTGTGGTGAAAAACTCCATATCTTTGGTAAAGGTGATGGAAAAGAGTTTGCTGATGAAATGGAAATTACTTATCTTGGAGATTTACCATTAACTGAAAAAGTATCAAATTCACCTAATAAAGGTGGAGTAATGGTTACTATTGAACCTAAATCAGATGTAACTAAAAGATTCACTGAAATAGTTAATGATATTCAGGATGATTTCTTTAAAAAAGAAGATTAA
- a CDS encoding MalY/PatB family protein gives MICMKYDFDSIINRKNTNCLKWDLFDTKLPMWVADMDFKVAPEISGEIINKANENLYGYAIIPDEWYDAYINWWKYYGLNMDKNNLKFANGVMPAIATIIRKLTKENDKILIQTPVYHVFFYVIEDNNREIVENQLVYKNGSYEIDFKDLEEKLADENVTLMMLCNPHNPVGKIWSRKDLEKIADLCAKYDVNIISDEIHCDLTDPDKKYTPFASISNYDSVTTVSPTKSFNIAGLNTAAVYIVGDKLKEDIFNALDVEWVSRANIFAITGAIAAYKNGRPWLDELRQYLYDNKKFVADFIKDEIPEIKLIDADATYLLWLDCSSLDISSKDFVKFLNEKTGVLLSAGVDFSKNSDEFLRLNIACPRKLLMDGLKAIKKGVAIYK, from the coding sequence ATGATTTGTATGAAGTATGATTTTGACAGCATAATTAATCGTAAAAATACCAACTGCTTAAAATGGGATTTATTTGATACTAAGCTGCCGATGTGGGTAGCTGATATGGATTTTAAAGTTGCACCTGAAATATCCGGAGAAATTATAAATAAAGCTAATGAAAATCTCTATGGATATGCCATAATTCCAGATGAATGGTACGATGCATATATTAATTGGTGGAAATATTACGGATTAAATATGGATAAAAACAATTTAAAATTTGCCAATGGGGTAATGCCTGCAATAGCAACTATTATTCGTAAATTAACTAAAGAAAACGATAAAATTTTAATACAAACTCCTGTGTATCATGTATTTTTCTATGTAATTGAAGATAATAACAGAGAAATTGTGGAAAATCAGTTAGTGTATAAAAATGGAAGCTATGAAATTGACTTTAAGGATTTGGAAGAAAAATTAGCTGATGAAAATGTAACTCTGATGATGCTTTGCAATCCTCACAATCCTGTTGGTAAAATATGGTCCAGAAAGGATTTGGAAAAAATAGCTGATTTGTGTGCTAAATATGATGTAAATATAATATCTGATGAAATTCATTGTGATTTAACTGATCCAGATAAAAAATATACTCCTTTTGCCAGTATAAGCAATTATGATTCTGTTACAACAGTTTCTCCCACTAAATCATTTAATATAGCGGGATTGAATACTGCTGCAGTTTATATTGTTGGAGATAAATTAAAGGAAGATATTTTCAATGCTTTAGATGTTGAGTGGGTTAGTAGAGCCAATATTTTTGCTATAACTGGTGCAATAGCAGCATATAAAAATGGCAGGCCTTGGCTTGATGAATTACGCCAGTATCTCTATGACAATAAGAAATTTGTAGCTGATTTTATAAAAGATGAAATTCCTGAAATTAAGTTAATAGATGCAGATGCTACTTATTTATTATGGCTGGACTGTTCCAGTTTAGATATTTCTTCAAAGGATTTTGTTAAGTTTTTAAATGAAAAAACTGGGGTGCTGTTATCTGCAGGTGTTGATTTTAGTAAAAACAGTGATGAATTTTTAAGGTTAAACATTGCCTGTCCAAGAAAATTATTAATGGACGGTTTGAAAGCTATTAAAAAAGGAGTAGCTATTTATAAATAA
- a CDS encoding FAD-dependent oxidoreductase codes for MKVVIVGGGAGGMSTASNIRRLDKDAEITVITRDENVAYSPCAIPYVLSGKISSFDDIIMKTPEDYKEVNIDVLIKSEVTAVDSSKKTVTYENADGEKTIDYDKLVLATGGNPFVPPMEGVDLEGVFQIRNIEDGRKVQQWAKTSKSAVVTGAGLIGIEIVFALKELGLNVTLSEMMPQIVPRSLDSDMADILTRYLKMENIHVMLGEPITKLEGEGGKVKKAYFGDGSCIDADMVILATGVRPELELAKMAGCDIGRWAILVNEKMETSVEDVYALGDCVESQDLILQANTISHLGTTAVRESKTLARTITGKKSNFNPVLNAMVSKVGKLEFGAVGLTSSFAQQNNIKPIVEKVEALTRARYYPNAKPMDIKIICDCNGRIIGCQIIAEERVAERIDTMTLAITQGLSCFELSNVEFAYAPPVSMVTDPLVLAVEEVSKKFN; via the coding sequence ATGAAAGTTGTTATTGTTGGTGGGGGAGCAGGCGGAATGTCTACTGCCTCAAATATTAGGCGTTTAGATAAAGATGCAGAAATTACTGTTATAACTCGTGATGAAAATGTGGCATATTCTCCATGTGCTATTCCTTATGTATTGTCTGGAAAGATTTCTTCTTTTGACGATATTATTATGAAAACACCTGAAGATTATAAAGAAGTCAATATTGATGTTTTAATAAAATCTGAAGTAACTGCAGTTGACAGCAGTAAAAAAACTGTCACTTATGAAAATGCAGATGGTGAAAAAACTATTGATTATGATAAATTGGTTTTAGCTACTGGGGGAAACCCCTTTGTACCTCCTATGGAAGGTGTGGATTTAGAGGGTGTTTTCCAAATAAGAAACATTGAGGACGGTAGGAAAGTTCAGCAATGGGCTAAAACTTCTAAAAGTGCTGTTGTAACTGGTGCCGGATTAATTGGTATTGAAATTGTTTTTGCTCTTAAAGAATTAGGTTTAAATGTTACTTTAAGTGAAATGATGCCTCAAATTGTTCCAAGATCTCTTGATAGTGATATGGCTGATATTTTAACCAGATATTTGAAAATGGAAAATATTCATGTAATGCTTGGTGAACCTATTACTAAATTGGAAGGAGAAGGTGGAAAAGTTAAAAAAGCATATTTCGGTGACGGAAGCTGTATTGATGCAGATATGGTTATTTTAGCTACTGGTGTAAGGCCTGAATTGGAATTAGCTAAAATGGCTGGCTGTGATATCGGAAGATGGGCTATTTTAGTTAATGAAAAAATGGAAACTTCTGTTGAAGATGTTTATGCTCTTGGAGACTGTGTTGAATCTCAGGATTTAATTCTTCAAGCTAATACCATCAGTCATTTAGGTACTACTGCTGTTCGTGAATCCAAGACATTAGCTCGTACAATAACTGGTAAAAAATCTAATTTCAATCCTGTATTAAATGCTATGGTTTCTAAAGTAGGTAAATTAGAGTTTGGTGCTGTTGGTTTAACTTCCAGTTTTGCTCAGCAAAACAATATTAAACCTATTGTTGAAAAAGTAGAAGCACTTACAAGAGCCCGTTATTATCCTAATGCTAAACCTATGGATATTAAGATTATCTGTGACTGTAATGGTAGAATTATCGGTTGTCAAATAATTGCTGAAGAAAGAGTAGCTGAAAGAATTGATACAATGACTTTAGCTATTACTCAGGGCTTAAGTTGCTTTGAATTAAGTAATGTTGAATTTGCTTATGCGCCTCCAGTATCTATGGTTACTGATCCTTTAGTACTTGCTGTAGAAGAAGTTAGTAAGAAATTTAACTAA
- a CDS encoding CatA-like O-acetyltransferase, whose product MKEIDFNLNENPFINFQSSRYSMTARINVEKMWKYSKENNYSFFVLSLGCLMEAVNSIPQLKRRIVNDKVIEHDYLDGVCPIMDENNEIYKEMRVKPPETFNDFENWHNYVKKTSADVLSGKIDEFNVKMEKRDCENIANYSCIPWVDFESITSGILTGNQIQPLITWGKVNKNYEMSVAITVSHIFVNGKELGLFYKKAQENFNHLK is encoded by the coding sequence ATGAAAGAAATTGATTTTAATTTAAATGAAAATCCTTTTATTAATTTCCAGTCATCAAGATATTCAATGACTGCCAGAATCAACGTTGAAAAAATGTGGAAATATTCAAAAGAAAATAACTATTCATTTTTTGTATTGTCTTTAGGGTGTTTAATGGAAGCTGTAAACTCCATACCTCAGCTTAAAAGAAGAATAGTTAACGATAAAGTAATTGAGCATGATTATTTAGATGGAGTCTGCCCAATAATGGATGAAAACAATGAAATCTATAAAGAAATGAGAGTAAAACCACCTGAAACATTTAATGACTTTGAAAACTGGCATAATTATGTTAAAAAAACATCAGCTGATGTGTTATCCGGCAAAATAGATGAATTCAATGTTAAAATGGAAAAACGAGACTGTGAAAATATAGCTAATTACTCCTGTATCCCATGGGTTGATTTTGAATCAATAACAAGTGGAATATTAACTGGAAATCAAATACAACCATTAATAACCTGGGGAAAAGTAAATAAAAACTATGAAATGAGTGTAGCTATTACTGTAAGCCATATTTTTGTTAATGGAAAAGAATTAGGATTATTTTACAAAAAAGCACAGGAAAATTTTAATCATCTGAAGTAG
- a CDS encoding DUF2284 domain-containing protein, whose amino-acid sequence MVNISKLTADVNVSEYYDKYVDIEKFLEICKECDQYDNNWGCPPFDFDPDEIWNSYNKLKIIAFKFDFSQEELDRTYTPNELNFIIKRLERMKVKLMNDIYALESEDSLGLFIGHCNLCMKCTKTIGMPCKMPFKLRYSIESLGGDVDRTIEDTFGYKIIYAKDGKLPEYMIFVGGLLYDKK is encoded by the coding sequence ATGGTTAACATAAGTAAACTCACAGCAGATGTTAACGTGTCTGAATATTATGATAAATATGTTGACATAGAAAAATTTTTAGAAATCTGTAAAGAATGTGATCAGTATGACAACAATTGGGGTTGCCCTCCTTTTGATTTTGACCCTGATGAAATCTGGAATTCATATAATAAACTTAAAATAATTGCTTTTAAATTTGATTTTTCACAAGAGGAGTTAGACAGAACATATACCCCTAATGAATTGAATTTTATTATAAAAAGACTTGAGCGAATGAAAGTCAAATTAATGAATGACATATATGCATTGGAAAGTGAAGATTCTTTAGGTTTATTTATTGGGCACTGTAATTTATGTATGAAATGCACTAAAACAATTGGTATGCCTTGTAAGATGCCATTTAAGTTAAGATATTCTATTGAATCACTTGGTGGGGATGTTGACAGAACAATTGAAGATACTTTTGGTTATAAAATCATCTATGCAAAAGATGGGAAATTACCTGAATATATGATTTTTGTCGGTGGTTTACTCTATGACAAAAAATAA